Proteins found in one Aethina tumida isolate Nest 87 chromosome 1, icAetTumi1.1, whole genome shotgun sequence genomic segment:
- the LOC126266463 gene encoding ras-related protein Rab-43: MTTRNPSTLMTIPNEESFDFLFKIVLIGDCGTGKTCVVQRFKNGTFIERHGNTIGVDFSMKTVMVDGKKVKLQIWDTAGQERFRTITQSYYRSANGVIIVYDITKRSSLLSVARWVEEVRRYSGNSVLLALVGNKADLETLREVEFEEAETMSQYMPEVLFVLEASAKDNSNIEEAFMCLATELKRRHDNGMLDQDDEDTVRLGESRSVTRCSSCSKNFL, encoded by the exons ATGACCACCAGAAATCCTTCAACTTTGATGACGATCCCGAATGAGGAATCGTTTGatttcctttttaaaattgttttaattggcgACTGTGGCACAGGTAAAACTTGTGTTGTGCAGAGATTCAAAAATGGTACTTTTATTGAAAGACATGGCAATACTATTGGTGTAgatttttctatgaaaactgtTATGGTAGATGGTAAAAAAGTCAAG CTTCAAATATGGGACACAGCTGGTCAAGAAAGATTCAGGACTATTACTCAAAGTTATTATAGATCAGCTAATGgcgttattattgtttatgataTAACTAAAAGATCTTCTTTACTGTCAGTTGCAAGGTGGGTGGAAGAAGTTCGAAGATATTCTGGTAACTCAGTGCTACTGGCCCTAGTAGGCAACAAAGCAGATTTAGAAACATTGAGGGAAGTGGAATTTGAAGAAGCAGAAACAATGAGTCAATACATGCCAGAAGTCTTGTTTGTATTGGAGGCCAGTGCGAAGGACAATTCAAATATAGAAGAAGCATTCATGTGTCTGGCTACAGAACTGAAG agAAGACATGATAATGGTATGTTGGATCAAGATGATGAGGATACAGTTAGATTGGGAGAAAGTAGAAGTGTAACTAGATGTAGTAGTTGTTCAAAAAATTTCCTATAA
- the LOC109595784 gene encoding TRAF3-interacting protein 1, which translates to MSNEIGTDVIQKTQSMLGKIIKKPPLTDKLLMKPPFRFLHDVIKAVIKETGFLKGLFTESELNSDNVKEKEAKVAFLNKLITAVKTITEAELDVRASKIVAGIEPVKTNMLLQRIAYAVEKKMDSTEYVKSVNGKSNGDKKKLTKSPDDKEEKAKKSIKKKSDSDKKSTDRKVKKSPLSTPKSTDRSSVSKESKVKKSKKAVDKDKEAKSKTLKIKTEQISPEMKINESDKVGTDVPDKPEDTERVDSVQSKSSSVPAKEIINKDAEQNNIESKVDVPVVVKKPEEVEEPKEVQGKDTEVKKRQGSAGLIRPKSARPKSAERDNVASAKVRKIQESSAPIEMKTSAPSVQRPKTSLRPPSVRPSSARPGAPRLRPDTSLPSEEVVTMGTINVIVENVDTDTIDEEETTVVIQADDDLMGDELPPALTELKVPDENKGHLVEQILKQIEEEGEDTKNKVDIDWEEDANRGKDVVNKEIFQLRSLIQNLTKTANPLGKLLSYLHEDFDAMHNELQVWTNIKKELRIEIDKQKKITDESNKPLYAHLEHIQDEIKKQEEEILNLRGIILKNDMRIKDLLTK; encoded by the exons ATGTCGAATGAAATCGGTACGGATGTGATACAAAAAACTCAGTCAATGCTggggaaaataattaaaaaaccacCACTGACGGACAAGTTGCTTATGAAGCCGCCATTCCGGTTTTTGCACGATGTAATTAAGGCAGTGATTAAGGAGACGGGGTTTCTTAAAGGATTGTTCACCGAAAGTGAACTCAATTCGGACAATGTTAAGGAAAAAGAAGCCAAAGttgcttttttaaataaattaattactgctGTCA AGACTATTACTGAAGCAGAATTGGACGTGCGCGCAAGTAAAATTGTGGCTGGAATTGAACcagtaaaaacaaatatgctACTTCAAAGAATTGCCTATGCTGTGGAGAAAAAAATGGATAGTACCGAGTATGTTAAATCGGTTAATGGCAAGTCCAATGGAGATAAAAAGAAGTTAACCAAAAGTCCAGATGACAAAGAAGAAAAGGCTAAAAAATCTATCAAGAAAAAGAGTGATTCAgataaaaaatctacagataGAAAAGTAAAGAAGTCACCATTGAGCACGCCAAAATCGACAGATAGGTCGAGCGTTTCTAAAGAGTcgaaagttaaaaaaagtaaaaaggcTGTTGACAAAGACAAGGAAGCAAAATcaaaaacgttaaaaataaaaactgaacaAATTAGTCCGGAGATGAAAATCAATGAATCCGATAAGGTTGGAACGGATGTACCAGACAAACCAGAAGATACAGAGCGCGTAGATAGTGTTCAGAGTAAATCATCTTCAGTGCCagcaaaagaaattattaataaagatgcagaacaaaataatatagaatctaaagttgATGTGCCAGTCGTGGTCAAAAAGCCTGAAGAAGTTGAGGAACCAAAGGAAGTGCAAGGTAAGGACACTGAAGTGAAAAAACGACAAGGTAGTGCTGGTCTAATCAGACCTAAATCAGCAAGACCCAAAAGCGCTGAACGTGACAATGTTGCATCTGCAAAAGTGAGGAAAATACAAGAGTCATCCGCGCCTATAGAAATGAAAA catcTGCGCCATCGGTTCAGAGGCCTAAGACTTCATTAAGACCTCCTAGTGTACGGCCATCAAGCGCCCGACCTGGAGCGCCTCGCCTTCGACCAGATACATCATTGCCATCGGAAGAGGTCGTCACCATGGGAACAATAAATGTGATTGTGGAGAATGTAGATACGGATACTATTGACGAGGAAGAGACAACAGTAGTTATACAGGCGGACGATGATCTTATGGGAGATGAACTGCCGCCTGCTTTAACTGAACTAAAGGTACCAGATGAGAATAAGGGTCATTTGGTCGAGCAAATACTGAAACAAATCGAGGAGGAAGGCGAAGACACTAAGAACAAAGTTGATATTGATTGGGAGGAAGATG CCAACCGCGGTAAAGATGttgtaaataaagaaatatttcaactACGTTCTCTAATACAAAACTTAACGAAAACTGCTAATCCTTTGGGAAAATTATTGAGTTATCTACATGAGGATTTCGATGCAATGCATAATGAGTTGCAAGTGTGGACCAATATAAAAAAGGAATTACGAATCGAAATTGATAAACAGAAAAA aATAACTGATGAGTCAAACAAACCGTTGTATGCACATCTGGAACATATTCaggatgaaattaaaaaacaggaagaagaaatattaaatctaaggggtattattcttaaaaatgacATGCGTATTAAAGATTTACTTACCAAATAA
- the LOC109595782 gene encoding transcription initiation factor IIA subunit 2, producing the protein MSYQLYRNTTLGHTLQESLDELIQYGQITPQLACKVLLQFDKSINQTLANRVKSRLTFKAGKLNTYRFCDNVWTFMLNDVEFREVQEITKIEKVKIVACDGKNVTEEGSSKK; encoded by the exons atgtcTTATCAATTGTATAGGAATACAACTTTGGGCCACACGTTACAAGAAAGCTTAGACGAATTGATCCAG TATGGTCAAATTACACCACAGTTGGCTTGTAAagttttactacaatttgataaatctattaatcaaaCACTAGCTAACCGAGTAAAATCaagattaacatttaaagcagGAAAACTGAACACCTACCGGTTTTGTGACAATGTTTGGACATTTATGTTAAATGATGTGGAATTTAGAGAAGTGcaagaaattacaaaaattgaaaaagtaaaaattgtgGCTTGTGATGGGAAAA atgTGACAGAAGAAGGTAGTTCGAAGAAATAA
- the LOC109595828 gene encoding uncharacterized protein LOC109595828: MDADKMKRRSSGILKAQKPRNPFTEVHLTEPATDTIKSRRVSFAANNFVKPFFSDPDKLVVWDTTYEEEMNHTDSTSQSSRENITTKSLDMSVSSAVLYEDSEEIVYKKPALKQIPKIYVAENESGNRQPQQLVNSIRTLIDKENLNPIINDISIVTSAEPCFDNNVKFELNLNDTVGDKDCDFGKIFSQKRKNSEPELLFDFQTEKTCHKQKKSNFDLTLSLNETKESISKIELESKTATSAEEPVANVKDEFFGGIHKKITENKGAKFKIYSNLDSPDNAIKLDMKFDLNETENENTLNFKEIFQNKTRTKNHDEHDQIEEKFPTEVKLDNNGKTIHYNNTVGDMNFTVCQEQQKLNVAVKRMTEVMPEVTPLQKNRKTVVFNNSEGNMDLSTVVEPSVILENTFDEEPHSDSIKIPDTNVKLDNNRKTIVFGNSVGDVDFTTCVGQQKPSDTVKTITNTKEAKNNFATEMKLDSRKTVVFNNSMGNMDFTTCVDQQKPSDTVKTITNTNETKDNFATEMKLDSRKTVVFNNSVGDMDFTTCLGQQTPSDTIKTITNTNKTKEKFATETKLNSRKTVVFNNSVGDMDFTTCLGQQTPSETIKTVTNTNETIENCTTEMKLNNRKTIVFNNSVGDMDFTTCLGQQTPIDTMKTITNTNETKENYATEMKLDNNRKTMVFNNSMGDMDFTTCLGQVTRGDTIKTIQETNLMKENFGSEAKLDNNRKTLYSVADMDFTIYTKEQVSSETTKTITERSQISENFSTEAKLDNNRKTMHYNNTVGDMDFTTCLGEPTSSDTIKTIPQTISMKENLVTEGKLDNNRKTMVFNNSMGDMDFTTCLGQDTRGDKIKTMPETNSMKDKFAPEVKLDNNRKTLHSVADMDFTIYPKQQISSESTKTMTERSQIKEKFSTEATLDNNRKTMHYNKTVGDMDFTTCLGEPTSIDTIKTIPQTISMKENLVTEGKLDNNRKTMVFNNSMGDMDFTTCLGQDTRGDKIKTMPETNSMEDKFGPEVKLDNNRKTLHSVADMDFTIYPKQQLSSESTKTMTERSQIKENFSTEPILGNNRKTVHYNNTVGDMDFTTCLGGSTSSDTIKTIPQTISIKENLVMERKLDNSRKTMVFNNSMGDMDFTTCLGQVTRGDTIKIIPETNSMKENFGTGVELDNNRKTPHYNNTVGDMDISSCPEQSTPSDTIKIVPENNSIKENFVKLDNNRKTIHYNNSVTDMDFSICPKQQMLCETSITIPQTNPIKENFATEMKLDNNRKNIHCNNFTIYSDQQLSDKTTKTITEINEVKENFSTEMKLDSNRKTIHHNNTVGDMDFTVCQAQQKLNGVGEKMTHVTEVTSKSLSQNNRKTVVFNNSEGNMELTTAEEPSIILEKTFDEKSSENTLDFSGIFPIKVTSDVKEKLNNEDEIKCRYEDEKYEEINMKQNLDSCQISSSAHLMKNSLKNIKLDNTKTMIFSSTETGDMDLTIGSKLVFRCENDKTIDQDQEGNVTLFNKTKDLGITLNFNTTQEPSLFGKTFLIKNTQSDETLNCTEISNEALTKHEPSGDNDVKVQYENDGCQEKNVEQNSLQSSSDEIRENLLNGDLDKVKKSLVFSTDEGDMETTFEGKFEQVNQGNYEDGTNSAKKIDDSDNVKIQYENDEYQKKYIETNLHCSENSSLNHFKENFTAKVKLDDSNQEGIASDKISKMDYEPIIVDVEEKFASQIVSDCDGKSNVINNTIGKKENITWDEKLPNNQSTCKPAIDASHISVIDNSIDKLNEPKRNNIEKTRKRHSLEETSEVAHKKANLSKPTQDDDVFFKSNISDESLLQDQETQLIDNSCSSSPTDSGTVNQNHVPQNENITSDKKEMNNRLTSIFENVKRNLVDYEIKEFAWTAQIESIKRKNEKFERELLELQEKINSCEIIDVESVLMKEREREAAQLKSQVPSANVEVEQFTPKGLIETIQDMNQSNQYRWRLECYNEDTIQFSILNKSLKIYVSLSDFSDIQTNINLAANSDPICHLVLDSIKEQLRSTTVTAVLGSKFDLLSLLNYINKLTTEHFMVYIDLEKMTWKNLLDVDYSNNRCTFQVLNSKHLIWWVISVDISNLQDIDPDKITAINKGRNSSVNEKVLRDLSLGCSKGLNFFVDYLKKINHELILK; this comes from the exons ATGGACGCAGACAAGATGAAACGCCGCTCATCTGGTATTCTAAAGGCCCAGAAACCTAGAAATCCTTTTACAGAAGTGCATCTCACCGAACCAGCAACTGATACTATAAAATCCAGAAGAGTCAGTTTTGCTgccaataattttgttaa GCCATTTTTCTCAGATCCAGATAAACTGGTAGTATGGGATACAACATACGAAGAAGAAATGAATCACACAGATTCTACATCACAATCTTCACGTGAAAATATAACTACAAAATCCTTAGATATGAGTGTTAGCAGTGCTGTTTTATATGAAGATTCTGAagaaattgtatacaaaaaacCAGCACTCAAACAAATACCAAAAATTTATGTGGCTGAAAATGAATCTGGTAATAGACAACCGCAACAACTCGTAAATTCTATTAGAACATTAATAGataaggaaaatttaaatcctattattaatgatatatcAATTGTCACAAGTGCAGAACCTTGTTTTGataacaatgtaaaatttgaattaaatttaaatgacacTGTTGGTGATAAAGACTGTGATTTCGGTAAAATTTTCtcacaaaaaagaaagaatagCGAGCCGGAACTATTATTTGACTTTCAAACTGAAAAAACTTGTCATAAACAGAAGAAGTCTAATTTTGATCTTACCCTATCACTAAATGAGACAAAAGAGtcaatatcaaaaattgaattggaAAGCAAAACTGCAACTTCTGCAGAAGAACCTGTAGCGAATGTTAAAGATGAATTTTTTGGTgggatacataaaaaaatcacaGAGAACAAGGGagcaaagtttaaaatatattcaaatcttGATTCACCAGATAACGCCATAAAATTGGACATGAAATTCGACTTAAATGAGACAGAGAATGAAAatacattgaattttaaagaaatattccaaaataaaaCTAGAACCAAAAATCATGATGAACATGATCAGATAGAAGAAAAGTTCCCAACAGAagtaaaattagataataacGGAAAAACGATTCATTACAATAACACAGTTGGAGATATGAATTTCACAGTGTGCCaggaacaacaaaaattaaatgttgcaGTCAAAAGAATGACAGAAGTAATGCCTGAGGTTACTCCATTACAAAAGAACAGAAAAACTGTAGTTTTCAATAACTCAGAAGGAAATATGGACTTATCAACTGTAGTGGAACCATCAGTAATACTTGAAAACACTTTTGATGAAGAACCACATAGTGACTCAATAAAAATCCCAGATACAAATGTGAAATTGGATAACAATAGGAAAACCATAGTGTTTGGTAACTCTGTGGGAGATGTGGACTTCACAACTTGCGTGGGACAACAAAAACCAAGTGACACAGTAAAAACAATAACTAATACAAAAGAGgcgaaaaacaattttgcaaCAGAAATGAAATTAGATAGCCGGAAAACTGTGGTTTTCAATAACTCAATGGGAAATATGGACTTCACAACTTGCGTGGATCAACAAAAACCAAGTGACACAGTAAAAACAATAACCAATACAAATGAGACAAAAGACAATTTTGCAACAGAAATGAAATTAGATAGCCGGAAAACTGTGGTTTTCAATAACTCAGTGGGAGATATGGACTTCACAACTTGCCTTGGACAACAAACACCAAGTgacacaataaaaacaataactaatacaaataaaacaaaagaaaaattcgcAACAGAAACGAAATTAAATAGCCGAAAAACTGTGGTTTTCAATAACTCAGTGGGAGATATGGATTTCACAACTTGTTTGGGACAACAAACACCAAGTGAGACAATAAAAACAGTAACTAATACAAATGAGACAATAGAAAATTGTACAAcagaaatgaaattaaataacaggAAAACTATCGTTTTCAATAACTCAGTGGGGGATATGGACTTCACAACTTGCCTGGGACAACAAACACCAATTGACACAATGAAAACAATTACTAATACAAATGagacaaaagaaaattatgcAACAGAAATGAAATTAGACAATAACCGGAAAACTATGGTTTTCAATAACTCAATGGGAGACATGGATTTCACAACTTGTCTGGGACAAGTTACACGAGGTGACacgataaaaacaatacaagaaacaaatttgatgaaagaaaatttcgGATCAGAAGCCAAATTGGATAATAATCGGAAAACTCTTTATTCCGTGGCAGATATGGATTTCACAATTTACACGAAAGAACAAGTGTCAAGTGAAACGACGAAAACAATAACGGAAAGAAGTCAGATAAGCGAAAATTTCTCAACAGAAGCCAAATTAgataataacagaaaaacgATGCATTACAATAATACAGTAGGAGATATGGATTTCACAACTTGTCTGGGAGAACCAACATCAAGtgatacaattaaaacaataccaCAAACAATTTCGATGAAAGAAAATTTGGTGACGGAAGGGAAATTAGATAATAACCGTAAAACTATGGTTTTCAACAACTCAATGGGAGACATGGATTTCACAACTTGTCTGGGACAAGATACACGAggtgacaaaataaaaacaatgccAGAAACAAATTCGATGAAAGATAAATTTGCACCAGAAGTCAAATTGGATAATAACCGAAAAACTCTTCATTCCGTGGCAGATATGGATTTCACAATTTACcctaaacaacaaatatcaAGTGAATCGACGAAAACAATGACGGAAAGAAGTcagataaaagaaaaattttcaaCAGAAGCCACATTAGATAATAATCGCAAAACTATGCATTACAATAAAACAGTTGGAGATATGGATTTCACAACTTGTCTGGGAGAACCAACATCAATtgatacaataaaaacaataccaCAAACAATTTCGATGAAAGAAAATTTAGTGACGGAAGGGAAATTAGATAATAACCGGAAAACTATGGTTTTCAATAACTCAATGGGAGACATGGATTTCACAACTTGTCTGGGACAAGATACACGAggtgacaaaataaaaacaatgccAGAAACAAATTCGATGGAAGATAAATTTGGACCAGAAGTTAAATTGGATAATAACCGGAAAACTCTTCATTCCGTGGCAGATATGGATTTCACAATTTACCCCAAACAACAATTATCAAGTGAATCGACGAAAACAATGACGGAAAGAAGTcagataaaagaaaatttctcaACAGAACCCATATTAGGTAATAATCGGAAAACTGTGCATTACAATAACACAGTAGGAGATATGGATTTTACAACTTGTCTGGGAGGATCAACATCAAGtgatacaataaaaacaataccaCAAACAATTTCGATCAAAGAAAATTTAGTAATGGAAAGGAAGTTAGATAATAGCCGGAAAACTATGGTTTTCAATAACTCAATGGGAGACATGGATTTCACAACTTGTCTGGGACAAGTTACACGAGgtgatacaataaaaataataccagAAACAAATTCgatgaaagaaaatttcgGAACAGGAGTCGAGTTGGATAATAACCGGAAAACTCCTCATTACAATAACACAGTAGGAGATATGGACATCTCATCTTGTCCGGAACAATCAACACCTAgtgatacaataaaaatagtaccAGAAAATAATtcgataaaagaaaattttgttaaattagatAACAATAGGAAAACTATTCATTACAACAACTCAGTGACAGATATGGACTTCTCAATTTGCCCGAAACAACAAATGTTATGTGAAACTTCCATAACAATACCACAAACAAATcctataaaagaaaatttcgcaACAGAAATGAAATTAGACAATAAccgtaaaaatattcattgcaACAACTTCACAATTTATTCGGATCAACAATTGTCagacaaaacaacaaaaacaataacggaaataaatgaagtaaaagaaaatttctcaACAGAAATGAAATTAGATAGTAATCGAAAAACTATTCACCACAATAACACAGTGGGAGATATGGATTTCACAGTTTGCCAagcacaacaaaaattaaatggtgTAGGTGAAAAAATGACACATGTAACTGAGGTCACATCAAAAAGTCTATCacaaaataacagaaaaactgtagttttcaataattcagAAGGAAACATGGAATTAACAACTGCAGAGGAACCATCAATAATTCTTGAAAAAACATTTGATGAAAAATCAAGTGAAAATACATTAGACTTTAGTGGGATATTTCCAATTAAAGTTACATCtgatgtaaaagaaaaattaaataatgaggaCGAAATTAAATGTCGATATGaagatgaaaaatatgaagaaataaatatgaagCAAAATTTAGATTCCTGTCAAATTAGCTCGTCGGctcatttaatgaaaaattccttaaaaaatattaaattagataatacAAAAACTATGATTTTCAGTAGCACAGAAACAGGCGACATGGATTTGACTATTGGTAGTAAACTCGTTTTTAGGTGTGAAAATGACAAGACAATAGATCAAGATCAAGAAGGAAATGTTAcacttttcaataaaacaaaagatttAGGAATAACATTAAACTTTAACACTACACAAGAACCGTCACTTTTTGGGAAAACATTCCTCATTAAAAACACACAAAGTGATGAAACTCTAAACTGTACTGAGATCTCAAATGAAGCTCTAACTAAACATGAACCTTCTGGTGACAATGATGTAAAAGTTCAGTATGAAAATGATGGGTGCcaagaaaaaaatgtagagCAAAATTCCTTACAAAGCTCATCAGATGAAATAAGAGAAAATCTCTTAAATGGTGACTTAGATAAAGTCAAaaaaagtttagtttttagtaCAGATGAAGGTGACATGGAAACAACATTTGAAGGCAAATTTGAACAAGTAAACCAAGGAAATTATGAAGACGGAACCAATTCTGCTAAAAAAATAGACGACAGTGACaatgtaaaaattcaatatgaaAATGACGAATaccagaaaaaatatatagaaacaaACTTGCATTGCTCTGAGAATAGCTCACTCAATCACTTTAAAGAGAATTTCACGGCCAAAGTTAAATTAGACGATAGTAACCAGGAAGGTATTGCTTctgataaaatatcaaaaatggaCTATGAGCCAATAATAGTAGACGTAGAAGAAAAGTTCGCCTCACAAATTGTCTCAGATTGTGATGGAAAAAGTAACGTAATTAACAatacaataggaaaaaaggaaaatattacATGGGATGAAAAACTTCCAAATAATCAAAGTACATGTAAACCTGCAATTGATGCTTCTCACATTAGTGTAATTGATAATTCTATAGATAAATTGAATGAACCAAAGAGAAATAATATAGAGAAAACGCGAAAAAGACATTCGTTAGAAGAAACATCAGAAGTCGCGCACAAGAAGGCTAATCTAAGTAAACCTACACAAGATGATGACGTTTTCTTTAAAAGTAACATCTCTGATGAATCTTTACTGCAGGATCAGGAGAcccaattaattgataattcgTGTTCGTCGTCGCCTACGGACTCTGGGACAGTTAATCAAAATCACGTCCCTCAGAATGAAAACATCACATCtgataaaaaagaaatgaataATCGCTTGACttccatttttgaaaatgtgaaaagaaatttagTAGACTATGAGATAAAAGAATTTGCTTGGACCGCGCAAATCGAAAGTATTAAGagaaaaaatgagaaattcgAAAGGGAATTGTTGGAGCtccaagaaaaaattaatagttgtgAAATTATAGATGTAGAAAGTGTTTTGATGAAAGAACGAGAAAGAGAAGCTGCACAGTTGAAGTCTCAAGTACCCAGTGCAAACGTTGAGGTTGAGCAATTCACTCCTAAAGGACTAATTGAGACGATACAAGATATGAATCAaag caaTCAGTACAGATGGAGATTAGAATGCTATAATGAAGACACAATTCAATTTTCCATTCTTaacaaatctttaaaaatttatgtgagCCTCTcagatttttcagatattcaaacaaatattaaccTTGCAG CTAATTCGGATCCCATTTGCCATTTGGTGTTGGATTCGATAAAAGAACAGCTAAGAAGTACAACAGTAACTGCTGTCCTTGGTtccaaatttgatttattgtctttacttaattatataaataaacttacgACTGAACATTTCATGGTATACATCGATTTGGAAAAAATGACTTGGAAAAATCTATTGGATGTGGATTATTCAAACAATAG gTGTACATTTCAAGTATTGAactcaaaacatttaatatggTGGGTGATTTCTGTTGACATCTCTAATTTACAAGACATTGACCCAGATAAAATAACTGCGATAAATAAAGGAAGAAATTCATCTGTTAATGAAAAGGTACTGAGAGATTTGAGCCTGGGCTGCTCAAaaggattaaattttttcgttgattacttgaaaaaaatcaaccatgaattaattttaaaataa
- the LOC109595810 gene encoding lysM and putative peptidoglycan-binding domain-containing protein 2, with protein sequence MQKIMDRGSYEKLSIRDSARSLKKYGSTSSKYVTRNETYIKHYVSQSDTLQGIALKYNVTIEQIRRANRLWASDSLFLKEFLLIPSQDGSSSIGSSSEVVSPSEVVTSSQVTPSLSSSSFDNENISDFLDKIDASIAITKEGVKKTQTNSEFASNLGYDDNRRKPAVSRMKQIVNNNSASEMCNPAHAVVVQQGKKVRTSIKHHEKQQDELFEL encoded by the exons atgcaaaaaataatggataggggttcgtatgaaaaattatcaatacgAGATTCGGCCAGATCTTTAAAGAAGTACGGCAGTACAAGTAGTAAATATGTGACAAGAAATGAaacttatataaaacattatgtATCACAAAGTGACACTTTGCAGGGTATTGCTTTGAAATACAACGTAACG ATAGAACAAATACGTAGAGCTAATAGATTATGGGCTTCCGATAGCTTGTTCTTGAAAGAATTCCTTTTAATACCTTCACAAGATGGAAGTTCTTCCATAGGAAGTTCATCAGAAGTAGTAAGTCCATCTGAAGTAGTCACTTCTTCTCAAGTAACTCCATCACTCAGCAGTAGCAGCTttgataatgaaaatataagtgATTTCCTAGATAAAATTGATGCCTCAATTGCCATTACCAAGGAAGGTGTTAAGAAAACTCAGACAAATAGCga GTTTGCATCAAATTTAGGATATGATGACAACAGAAGGAAACCAGCTGTGTCACGAatgaaacaaattgtaaacaaTAATAGTGCAAGTGAAATGTGTAACCCTGCACATGCTGTTGTGGTACAACAAGGTAAAAAAGTTAGGACCTCTATAAAACATCATGAGAAACAACAGGAtgaattgtttgaattgtAG